A window of Rhinolophus ferrumequinum isolate MPI-CBG mRhiFer1 chromosome X, mRhiFer1_v1.p, whole genome shotgun sequence contains these coding sequences:
- the RHOXF2B gene encoding LOW QUALITY PROTEIN: rhox homeobox family member 2B (The sequence of the model RefSeq protein was modified relative to this genomic sequence to represent the inferred CDS: substituted 1 base at 1 genomic stop codon), translating into MRIGKNCVVSAGRDACFSQLQETNVPRERRTDRTPVRCSPLPPHLLFPQPGLQYPALSLWVPSFAEAKPAGISLIREGGEEEKGTQPEPEQRAASAGGREIGAEEEAKEGSGGGPGAPGLLDVGSHEASGDSGGEPGEQGQDEQPAQAIAHGPQPEDRQQVVQRAMFTQVQVQELEXVFHHNAYPNLLMRQEIARRMNVPEARMQVWFKNRRAKWRRQQRALMFRNMHPVALGPPVVITLGRLFNAILIPQPVWICVPAPLPLWPPLLPMLPFPPLPLLLAPLPPWSRHPCGWGWFLTPNGPFVAPIF; encoded by the exons ATGAGGATCGGGAAAAACTGCGTGGTTAGTGCTGGTCGGGACGCGTGCTTCAGCCAACTCCAAGAAACTAACGTTCCCCGGGAGAGGCGAACGGACAGGACACCCGTCAGATGCAGCCCCTTGCCTCCTCACCTCCTCTTTCCCCAGCCTGGGCTACAATACCCTGCTCTTTCTCTTTGGGTTCCTTCTTTTGCAGAAGCGAAGCCTGCGGGGATCTCGTTAatcagagagggaggagaagaagaaaagggtaCACAGCCCGAACCGGAGCAGAGAGCAGCAtcagcaggaggaagagagataGGAGCTGAAGAAGAAGCCAAAGAAGGCAGTGGCGGTGGCCCAGGTGCCCCAGGCCTCCTGGATGTCGGAAGCCACGAGGCCAGCGGCGATAGTGGCGGAGAACCAGGAGAGCAGGGGCAGGACGAACAGCCCGCCCAAGCCATTGCCCATGGTCCACAGCCAGAGGACAGGCAGCAGGTCGTCCAGCGCGCCATGTTCACCCAGGTGCAGGTGCAGGAGCTGGAGTGAGTTTTCCATCACAACGCCTATCCCAACTTGTTGATGAG ACAGGAGATTGCAAGACGCATGAATGTGCCTGAAGCCAGAATGCAG GTTTGGTTTAAGAATAGGAGGGCCAAGTGGAGGAGACAACAGAGGGCattaatgttcagaaatatgCACCCCGTGGCCCTGGGCCCCCCTGTCGTCATAACCTTGGGGAGACTCTTCAATGCCATCCTTATTCCGCAGCCAGTTTGGATATGTGTGCCAGCTCCGCTGCCCCTGTGGCCGCCTCTGCTGCCCATGCTGCCCTTTCCTCCTCTGCCCTTGCTTCTTGCACCTTTGCCTCCCTGGAGCCGGCACCCATGTGGCTGGGGCTGGTTCCTTACCCCGAATGGTCCTTTTGTAGCCCCCATTTTCTAA